In one window of Ferriphaselus amnicola DNA:
- the xth gene encoding exodeoxyribonuclease III: MKIATWNVNSLKVRLPHLLDWMAATQPDVVCLQETKTEDKNFPLAELQQAGYHVVFSGQKTYNGVAILAKSELSDVQMGIPNFDDEQRRVIAATVDGLRIVCVYIPNGQSLDSDKYQYKLRWLEALTHWLRDEMSRHPKLALLGDYNIAPDDRDLYDPEGWAGNILVSEPERAAFYRLEGLGLKDSFRLFEQPEKSYSWWDYRMMAFRRNMGLRIDHILLSVPLVAGCTSCTIDRAPRKLERPSDHTPVIAELS; the protein is encoded by the coding sequence ATGAAAATCGCTACCTGGAATGTGAACTCCCTCAAGGTGCGTCTGCCGCATTTGCTGGACTGGATGGCGGCGACGCAGCCCGATGTCGTGTGCCTGCAAGAGACCAAGACCGAGGATAAGAACTTCCCGTTGGCAGAGTTGCAGCAGGCGGGCTATCACGTGGTATTCAGCGGACAGAAAACCTACAACGGTGTAGCGATCCTCGCTAAATCTGAGCTCTCCGATGTGCAGATGGGCATTCCCAATTTCGATGATGAGCAAAGGCGCGTGATTGCTGCCACCGTGGATGGTTTGCGCATCGTGTGTGTCTATATCCCCAACGGTCAGAGCCTAGATTCCGACAAGTATCAGTACAAATTACGCTGGCTGGAAGCGCTTACTCACTGGCTACGCGATGAGATGTCTCGCCACCCTAAGCTAGCCTTGCTGGGCGACTACAACATCGCGCCGGATGACCGCGATCTGTACGACCCAGAGGGCTGGGCGGGCAATATCTTGGTGAGTGAACCTGAACGCGCAGCGTTCTACCGGCTGGAAGGGCTGGGACTGAAGGACAGCTTCCGCCTGTTCGAGCAGCCGGAGAAATCCTATTCTTGGTGGGATTACCGCATGATGGCTTTCCGCCGTAACATGGGGCTGCGCATTGATCATATCCTGCTCTCTGTCCCGCTGGTAGCCGGTTGTACTTCCTGCACCATCGACCGCGCGCCACGCAAGCTTGAGCGCCCTTCTGATCACACGCCTGTCATCGCGGAGCTAAGCTGA
- the lolA gene encoding outer membrane lipoprotein chaperone LolA translates to MLRTTTALLFSLLPLLSHAGSIDRLKAFMEGSRSAQADFSQTVMDKNGRKLQSASGIMQFVRPGKFRWQYQKPYEQLIVGDGAKFWLYDVDLNQVTVKKLDAALGSSPAALLAGNNEIERSFSLKDIGNQAGLDWVEATPKSRETNFEVILLGFSAQGELAAMELHDNFGHATVLRFSNLKRNPTLAPGLFKFTPPKGADVLGD, encoded by the coding sequence ATGCTGCGCACAACTACCGCCCTCTTGTTTTCCCTGCTTCCACTGCTTAGTCACGCTGGCAGCATTGATCGCCTGAAAGCGTTCATGGAAGGAAGTCGCAGCGCTCAGGCCGACTTCAGCCAAACCGTGATGGACAAGAACGGCAGGAAGCTTCAGTCTGCCTCGGGCATCATGCAGTTCGTCCGCCCCGGAAAATTCCGCTGGCAGTATCAAAAACCCTATGAGCAACTCATTGTCGGCGATGGCGCTAAATTCTGGCTATACGACGTCGACCTGAATCAGGTCACGGTGAAAAAACTGGATGCCGCGCTTGGCAGCAGTCCAGCGGCATTGCTCGCGGGTAACAACGAGATCGAACGCAGCTTCAGCCTGAAAGACATTGGCAATCAGGCTGGGCTCGATTGGGTCGAGGCCACGCCCAAGAGCCGAGAAACCAATTTTGAAGTGATCCTTCTGGGCTTCAGCGCTCAGGGTGAGCTGGCTGCGATGGAGCTACATGACAACTTCGGCCACGCTACCGTGCTGCGCTTCTCCAACCTCAAGCGCAACCCGACACTCGCACCTGGGCTATTCAAGTTCACCCCACCCAAGGGTGCGGATGTATTAGGCGATTAG
- the waaC gene encoding lipopolysaccharide heptosyltransferase I, with amino-acid sequence MRILLVKTSSLGDVLHNLPVVTDILHHFPEAEIDWVVEENFAELPKLHPGVQRVLTVAIRRWRRERKTAREEIRRSVAAIREHDYDFVIDTQGLLKSALVMRNAFGVRCGYSFLSAREPLASLFYHKCFSVPKKQHAVERNRQLVAQALGYTLDTPADYGIQPPDIALKWLKASTYAVLLHATSRADKLWEEANWVELGKQLQRQGVRSVLPWGSPSELARAQRLAAAIPAAICAPRLDLAEAATLLGGAQAVVGVDTGLAHLAAALAVPTVGIYTATDPVLTGLYAGARAVNLGGKAQSPSVEAVMAALGQVRRA; translated from the coding sequence ATGCGCATCTTGCTGGTCAAAACATCGTCGCTGGGAGACGTGCTGCACAACCTGCCGGTGGTCACGGACATTCTGCATCACTTTCCTGAAGCCGAGATCGACTGGGTGGTGGAAGAGAACTTTGCCGAGCTGCCCAAGTTGCATCCTGGCGTGCAACGCGTACTTACCGTGGCGATCCGTCGCTGGCGCAGAGAACGAAAAACTGCGCGAGAAGAGATCCGCCGATCGGTTGCCGCCATCCGTGAGCACGACTACGACTTTGTGATTGACACTCAAGGCCTGTTGAAAAGTGCGCTGGTGATGCGTAACGCCTTTGGCGTGCGCTGTGGCTACAGCTTTCTATCGGCGCGTGAGCCGTTAGCCAGCCTTTTTTATCACAAATGCTTTTCGGTTCCGAAGAAGCAACATGCGGTTGAACGCAACCGCCAATTGGTCGCACAAGCCTTGGGCTACACGCTTGATACACCTGCCGACTACGGCATTCAGCCTCCTGACATTGCGTTGAAATGGCTGAAAGCCAGTACGTATGCCGTGTTGCTGCATGCTACCAGCCGCGCCGACAAGTTATGGGAAGAGGCCAACTGGGTCGAGTTAGGTAAACAACTACAGCGACAGGGAGTGCGTAGCGTCTTGCCGTGGGGTAGCCCGAGCGAACTGGCACGCGCCCAACGACTTGCTGCGGCCATCCCCGCAGCTATCTGCGCTCCGCGCCTAGACTTGGCCGAAGCCGCTACGCTGTTGGGAGGAGCGCAAGCCGTCGTCGGCGTGGACACCGGTTTGGCACACCTTGCCGCCGCCCTTGCTGTGCCTACCGTGGGCATCTACACCGCTACCGATCCGGTATTGACCGGGCTTTACGCGGGGGCGCGTGCTGTCAATCTGGGTGGCAAGGCGCAATCGCCCAGCGTGGAAGCAGTCATGGCGGCGCTGGGGCAAGTGCGTCGTGCCTAG
- a CDS encoding hybrid sensor histidine kinase/response regulator, with protein MDSKNLPTLVEELRFHIDESTLLIRADQIRTRLDAYPVMIVSQALLALALVWMMWGVVATHILSGWLALMLTGLALDGLFLFQHRAEVTTVEQCQRWARHFVIFVTLLGGLWGAAGVVMFVADNLGFQALLISVALGLAAGAVTINPIFVPALIIWEILVLTPITLRVFAEGDEIHLALGAMLLLYSITVLNDGYKLSRRLLEALLRGHENTALLKDLSHEQIISEQAREKAETANREKSRFLAAASHDLRQPLQALMLFSDALSSHIHGRDPIAQKLAGQIESSVNSLTDMLSALLNISRLESGVVQPQLQHFNLQHLLDRLYLEFHRIAQEQGLAFTIPVFSEQFDGVVIHSDPHLLEQIIRNLASNAIRYTTEGKVEVMCHLVGDKVKICVADTGIGISKEDLPRIFDEYFQSNNSQRDRRQGLGLGLSIVRRVEKLLGYHLVVKSELGRGTSICFTVPLGDADRETFPYRVLEEAEDIYATHVALLEDDAEIREATQALLESWGCIVFAAALPDELIAQYEKEKQRPDVLLSDYRLPAGVTAIHALKQMRELWGPSLPVIVVTGDTGSEALREIQSNQAILLHKPLSPVRLRAVIYQSVQGPR; from the coding sequence ATGGACAGTAAAAACCTGCCCACCTTAGTCGAGGAGCTACGATTCCATATAGATGAAAGCACCTTGCTGATCCGTGCCGATCAGATACGCACGCGTCTTGATGCCTATCCCGTAATGATTGTAAGTCAGGCATTACTCGCCCTCGCCTTGGTTTGGATGATGTGGGGAGTCGTTGCTACCCATATTCTGTCGGGATGGCTAGCGCTGATGCTCACGGGGTTGGCACTCGATGGGCTATTCCTATTCCAACATCGCGCTGAAGTAACCACGGTAGAGCAATGTCAACGCTGGGCACGCCATTTCGTGATCTTTGTCACGTTGCTGGGAGGGTTGTGGGGAGCCGCTGGAGTAGTGATGTTCGTTGCCGACAATCTCGGCTTTCAGGCGCTGCTAATCTCAGTCGCACTTGGACTCGCAGCAGGCGCAGTTACGATCAACCCAATTTTCGTACCCGCTCTGATTATCTGGGAAATACTCGTGCTAACGCCGATCACTCTGCGAGTTTTCGCCGAGGGCGATGAAATTCATTTGGCGCTAGGTGCGATGCTGTTGTTGTATTCCATCACAGTGCTCAACGATGGGTATAAATTAAGCCGTCGTTTACTCGAAGCGCTCTTGCGCGGCCACGAAAATACCGCGTTGCTGAAAGACTTATCACATGAGCAAATCATTTCCGAACAAGCGCGTGAAAAGGCCGAGACCGCCAACCGCGAGAAATCGCGCTTTCTAGCTGCTGCAAGCCACGATCTACGCCAACCTTTGCAGGCCCTGATGCTGTTCAGCGATGCGTTAAGCAGCCATATCCATGGCCGAGATCCCATTGCGCAAAAGCTGGCTGGGCAAATCGAAAGCTCGGTGAATTCGCTGACCGATATGCTTAGTGCCTTGCTCAACATTTCGCGCTTGGAGTCTGGCGTGGTCCAGCCGCAGCTGCAGCACTTCAATCTTCAGCACCTACTTGATCGCCTTTATCTGGAGTTTCATCGCATTGCACAAGAGCAGGGTTTGGCCTTCACTATTCCGGTGTTCTCTGAACAGTTTGACGGAGTGGTGATTCATAGTGATCCGCATCTACTGGAACAAATCATTCGCAACTTGGCCTCGAATGCGATTCGCTATACCACCGAAGGCAAGGTCGAGGTCATGTGTCATCTGGTTGGCGACAAAGTAAAAATCTGCGTGGCTGATACCGGTATTGGCATCAGCAAAGAAGACCTGCCGCGCATCTTTGATGAGTATTTTCAATCGAACAACTCACAACGAGATCGTCGACAGGGATTGGGGCTGGGACTTTCCATTGTGCGCCGCGTAGAAAAGCTACTCGGTTACCATTTGGTGGTTAAGTCAGAGCTAGGGCGTGGAACATCAATTTGTTTCACCGTTCCTCTGGGTGATGCGGATCGAGAGACTTTCCCTTATCGGGTCTTAGAAGAGGCGGAAGATATTTATGCCACGCACGTTGCTTTGCTGGAGGATGATGCAGAGATACGCGAGGCGACGCAGGCGCTACTGGAGTCATGGGGCTGCATCGTGTTTGCTGCTGCATTACCTGATGAATTGATCGCTCAGTACGAAAAAGAGAAGCAGCGCCCAGATGTTCTGCTCAGTGATTACCGCCTGCCTGCTGGAGTGACGGCTATCCACGCACTCAAACAAATGCGGGAGTTATGGGGGCCGTCGTTACCCGTTATCGTAGTTACTGGCGATACGGGTAGCGAAGCGCTTCGGGAAATTCAATCCAATCAAGCCATCTTGTTACATAAACCACTATCCCCAGTGCGCTTACGCGCTGTAATCTACCAATCCGTGCAAGGGCCGCGTTGA
- the waaA gene encoding lipid IV(A) 3-deoxy-D-manno-octulosonic acid transferase, with protein sequence MLSIWVARRNRPAWKQSWRRWGKCVVPRLYYNILLWLLLPYIFIHLLWRGRKQPEYRQRIPERFGLYETPAPIRPVLWLHTVSVGETRAAVTLVQALQRDYPNHHILLTHTTPTGMAMSEQLFGDSVHRVYLPYDYPFAVQRFLEHFRPKLGVLLETEIWPNLIHHCHECRIPMLLLNARLSERSAAGYARFGGLTSAALAELAGVAAQTFDDATRLGRLGAREVSVMGNLKFEIVPPDAQRELGHQLRELFGASRRVFLAASTREGEEALLLAELAKLTETDLLTVIVPRHPQRFDEVAALIERYGLRYQRRSANQPIAADTQVVLGDSMGEMFAYYEACDLAFIGGSLLEFGGQNLLEACAVGKPVLLGLHTYNFTQAAQQAVAAGAAERVKDANQLLERVNQLRDDSAALAAMGEQGKAFVIAHRGATAKALTLIAELIA encoded by the coding sequence GTGCTGTCAATCTGGGTGGCAAGGCGCAATCGCCCAGCGTGGAAGCAGTCATGGCGGCGCTGGGGCAAGTGCGTCGTGCCTAGGCTGTATTACAACATCCTGCTCTGGTTGTTGCTGCCGTACATCTTCATCCATTTATTGTGGCGCGGGCGCAAACAACCGGAGTATCGCCAGCGTATCCCAGAACGCTTTGGGCTTTATGAAACGCCCGCTCCCATTCGCCCGGTGCTCTGGCTACACACAGTTTCGGTTGGCGAAACGCGCGCAGCGGTGACGCTGGTACAAGCTTTACAGCGCGATTATCCAAACCATCACATTCTGCTCACCCATACCACGCCCACGGGCATGGCGATGAGCGAACAGTTGTTTGGTGACAGCGTACATCGTGTCTATTTGCCCTATGACTATCCTTTCGCCGTGCAGCGATTTCTGGAGCATTTTCGTCCCAAGTTAGGCGTGCTGCTGGAAACTGAAATCTGGCCAAATCTGATCCACCATTGCCATGAGTGTCGTATTCCCATGTTGTTGCTCAATGCGCGGTTATCCGAGCGTTCTGCGGCCGGCTACGCTCGATTCGGTGGGCTGACGAGCGCAGCTTTGGCGGAGTTGGCCGGTGTGGCGGCACAGACCTTTGATGATGCTACACGCTTGGGCCGACTGGGCGCGCGCGAGGTGTCAGTGATGGGTAATTTGAAATTCGAGATCGTTCCGCCTGACGCTCAGCGTGAACTTGGACATCAACTGCGCGAACTGTTTGGTGCGTCGCGTCGCGTATTCCTCGCGGCGAGCACTCGCGAAGGCGAGGAGGCGCTGCTGCTGGCCGAGCTTGCCAAGCTGACAGAAACCGATCTGCTGACCGTAATCGTGCCGCGGCATCCACAACGGTTCGACGAAGTCGCCGCGTTGATCGAAAGATACGGTCTGCGCTATCAGCGCCGCAGCGCCAATCAGCCCATCGCAGCCGACACCCAAGTGGTGCTGGGTGACAGCATGGGTGAGATGTTCGCTTACTATGAGGCGTGCGATCTGGCCTTCATCGGCGGCAGCCTGCTGGAGTTTGGCGGGCAAAATCTGCTGGAAGCCTGTGCGGTGGGTAAGCCGGTGTTGTTGGGGCTGCACACGTACAATTTTACCCAAGCCGCGCAACAGGCGGTGGCGGCGGGTGCGGCAGAGCGCGTTAAGGATGCGAATCAGTTGCTGGAACGAGTCAACCAGCTACGCGATGACAGCGCTGCGCTTGCCGCGATGGGCGAGCAGGGCAAAGCATTCGTGATCGCCCATCGCGGCGCGACAGCAAAAGCTTTGACACTGATCGCCGAGCTAATCGCCTAA
- the ptsP gene encoding phosphoenolpyruvate--protein phosphotransferase, translated as MSFTLHGIAVSSGIAIGHAHLISHTSLEVAHYVLPKAFVSEEIARLDAALQATREELDNLRTSRPSQVAAEFDAFLDLHLMLLDDEHISHAARSMIEREQCNAEWALKVQMDALVIQFEAFEDAYLRERKSDVVQVVERVLKSLSGQPGHVPPPASHGLSTILIAHDLSPADLIQYKSHQFAAFLTDLGGATSHTAIVARGLNTPCVVGLHHARELIREDDLIVVDGDQGVVIVNPDRNISAEYRLRQSQWELERKKLKRLRSTRANTLDGTTIELQANIEMPHDVPEAKENGATGVGLFRSEFLFLNRDSLPGEEEQFEAYRAVAEGMDGLPVTIRTFDLGADKQIKGAERVASNPALGLRAIRLCLAEPQLFQTQLRALLRASVYGNVKILVPMLSSISEINQTLQFIEMTKRQLDDQGIPFNRTVPIGGMIEIPAAALALNVFVKKLDFLSIGTNDLIQYTLAIDRTDEEVAHLYDPLHPAILYLLAHIIGTANKAGVPISVCGEMAGELSYTRLLLGFGLRQFSMQAGQLLGVKQRVLTTSVPDIVPLVQKILRSDDPLKIRDLLNKLNSL; from the coding sequence GTGAGCTTCACCTTACACGGCATCGCGGTTTCCAGCGGCATCGCTATCGGCCATGCCCATCTGATTTCGCATACCTCTCTGGAGGTGGCGCACTATGTTTTGCCCAAGGCCTTCGTTTCCGAGGAGATCGCTCGGCTAGATGCGGCGCTGCAAGCCACGCGCGAGGAGCTAGACAATCTGCGTACCAGTCGCCCCAGCCAAGTCGCGGCAGAATTCGATGCCTTCTTGGATTTGCACTTGATGTTGCTCGACGATGAGCACATTAGCCATGCCGCACGAAGCATGATCGAACGCGAGCAGTGTAATGCCGAGTGGGCGCTCAAAGTACAGATGGACGCCTTGGTCATCCAGTTCGAAGCATTCGAAGATGCCTACTTGCGCGAACGCAAGAGCGATGTGGTACAAGTAGTTGAGCGCGTGCTCAAAAGCTTGTCTGGGCAACCTGGCCATGTCCCGCCGCCCGCCAGTCACGGCCTGAGCACCATCCTGATCGCACACGATCTGTCGCCCGCCGACCTGATTCAGTATAAGTCACATCAATTTGCCGCGTTCCTCACCGATCTAGGGGGCGCAACTTCGCACACTGCCATTGTTGCGCGTGGCTTGAACACCCCCTGCGTAGTTGGCCTTCATCATGCCCGCGAGCTGATCCGTGAAGATGATCTGATCGTGGTCGATGGTGATCAAGGCGTAGTCATCGTCAATCCCGACCGAAATATTTCGGCAGAATATCGACTGCGTCAAAGCCAGTGGGAACTGGAACGCAAGAAACTGAAGCGGCTGCGCTCAACTCGTGCCAACACCCTCGACGGCACCACTATCGAGTTGCAGGCTAACATCGAGATGCCGCATGACGTGCCTGAAGCCAAGGAGAACGGAGCCACTGGCGTCGGCCTGTTCCGCAGCGAATTCCTGTTCCTTAACCGTGACAGCCTGCCCGGCGAAGAAGAGCAATTCGAAGCCTATCGTGCCGTCGCCGAAGGCATGGACGGTTTGCCGGTCACCATCCGTACCTTTGACTTGGGGGCGGACAAGCAGATCAAGGGAGCCGAGCGAGTCGCCAGCAATCCGGCGCTGGGATTACGTGCCATCCGCCTGTGTCTCGCCGAGCCGCAGCTGTTCCAAACCCAGTTGCGTGCGCTGCTGCGCGCCTCAGTCTATGGCAACGTGAAGATTCTGGTACCTATGCTCTCCAGCATCTCGGAGATCAACCAGACGCTCCAGTTCATCGAGATGACCAAGCGCCAACTCGATGATCAAGGGATTCCGTTCAATCGTACCGTTCCCATCGGCGGCATGATCGAGATCCCCGCTGCCGCGCTGGCGCTCAACGTCTTCGTCAAAAAGCTAGACTTTCTCTCCATTGGCACCAATGATTTGATTCAGTACACGCTGGCGATCGACCGCACTGACGAAGAGGTGGCACATCTGTACGATCCGCTGCATCCGGCTATTCTGTACTTGCTGGCACACATCATCGGCACCGCGAACAAGGCGGGTGTGCCGATTTCGGTCTGCGGTGAAATGGCCGGTGAGCTGTCTTACACACGCTTGTTGCTCGGCTTTGGTCTGCGTCAGTTCTCGATGCAAGCCGGCCAACTGCTCGGCGTCAAACAGCGCGTACTCACCACCAGCGTGCCTGACATCGTGCCACTGGTGCAAAAGATCCTACGTTCGGATGATCCGCTGAAGATCCGCGACCTGCTGAACAAGCTGAATTCTCTATAA
- a CDS encoding SCO family protein, with amino-acid sequence MTGCEEPKLPSPFAASDMSGQYAQADFHLRDPAGNPRSLADYHGKVVVLFFGYTHCPDVCPTTLADLAQVMSKLGKDAASVQVLFVSLDPERDTPQMLADYVPAFHPSFLGLTGNAAEIKQAAQAFGIIWQKRPSSNGNYTLDHSAGSFLIEAAGRRVLLAPYAQRADLLAQDIKLLLALRQKP; translated from the coding sequence ATGACTGGATGTGAGGAACCTAAATTACCGTCACCCTTCGCTGCCAGCGATATGAGCGGCCAATATGCCCAAGCTGATTTCCACCTACGCGACCCGGCAGGCAATCCTCGCTCACTGGCCGATTATCACGGCAAAGTAGTCGTTCTGTTCTTTGGCTACACCCATTGCCCAGACGTGTGTCCAACCACATTGGCCGACTTGGCGCAGGTGATGAGCAAGCTGGGAAAAGATGCCGCGTCAGTTCAAGTTCTATTCGTCTCGCTCGACCCTGAGCGCGATACACCACAGATGCTGGCGGACTACGTGCCGGCCTTCCATCCCTCCTTCTTAGGTCTGACCGGCAACGCTGCAGAGATCAAGCAGGCAGCTCAAGCGTTTGGCATCATCTGGCAAAAGCGCCCGAGCAGTAATGGCAACTATACCTTGGACCATTCCGCAGGAAGTTTTCTGATCGAAGCAGCGGGTCGCCGAGTGTTACTCGCGCCTTATGCGCAACGGGCCGATTTGCTGGCGCAGGACATCAAGCTGTTGCTGGCACTTCGCCAGAAACCCTAG
- a CDS encoding DNA translocase FtsK, protein MALNDVSGKTSSLPSQLTTLLRESRWLVLAAIAVYLVLILYGYDPADPAWSHNETVGVTRNPGGTIGAWLADVLLSLFGLSAWWWTVFLLQQVWAGYRQLRADSLFDRRALSVALIGFFLLLLCSSALESLRLHSLKALLPQAPGGMLGALLGDPLALSLGFTGSTLILLVLMAVGFSLFSGLSWLRFSDWLGGVIETTFMHSRIRWQTRQDKRIGEQAASERLVEVVEEKRRVEENKPIRFEPAIVDVPQSNRMAVERQTPLFAEMPDSALPPLHLLDPPPQETETISQDTLEFTSRLIERKLMDFGVEVKVMAALPGPVITRYEIEPAVGVKGSQIMNLVKDLARALSVISIRVVETIPGKAYMALELPNPRRQVVKLSEILSSKVYADMASHLTIAMGKDISGNPIVADLGKMPHALVAGTTGSGKSVAINAMILSLLYKATPQEVRLILIDPKMLELSVYEGIPHLLAPVVTDMRQAASALNWAVQEMDKRYKLMSALGVRNIGGYNQKVREAAKAGQPLTNPFTLTPDNPEALEEMPLIVIFIDELADLMMVVGKKIEELIARLAQKARASGIHLVLATQRPSVDVITGLIKANVPTRVAFQVSSKIDSRTILDQMGAEALLGQGDMLYLSPGTGYPTRVHGAFVSDQEVHRIAEHLKAQSEPNYIDGILTSMDESSEGGEVSEGGSDAEADPLYDQAVEIVVSSRRASISLVQRHLRIGYNRAARLVEQMERAGVVTPMQSNGNREVIAPTRTE, encoded by the coding sequence ATGGCACTGAATGATGTGTCAGGTAAAACATCCTCCTTGCCTAGTCAGTTGACGACGCTGTTGCGCGAATCGCGCTGGCTGGTGCTGGCCGCTATCGCTGTTTATCTGGTATTGATTCTCTACGGATATGACCCTGCCGACCCTGCCTGGTCGCACAATGAAACCGTAGGCGTGACACGCAATCCCGGCGGCACGATCGGGGCCTGGTTGGCGGATGTGTTACTTTCGCTGTTCGGCCTATCGGCTTGGTGGTGGACAGTCTTTCTATTACAACAAGTGTGGGCGGGTTACCGTCAGCTGCGTGCCGACAGTTTGTTCGACCGCCGCGCACTCTCTGTTGCTTTGATAGGATTTTTCTTACTGTTACTATGCAGCAGCGCACTGGAATCATTACGGCTGCACAGTCTAAAAGCACTGCTACCGCAAGCGCCAGGAGGGATGTTGGGCGCATTGTTGGGTGACCCGTTGGCGCTGTCGCTAGGCTTCACCGGCTCGACGCTGATCTTGCTGGTACTAATGGCTGTAGGATTTAGCCTGTTCAGTGGATTATCTTGGCTGCGATTCTCCGACTGGCTGGGGGGCGTGATCGAGACCACTTTCATGCACTCCCGTATTCGCTGGCAAACTCGCCAAGATAAGCGTATCGGTGAGCAAGCCGCGAGCGAACGATTGGTTGAGGTGGTTGAAGAGAAGCGGCGTGTGGAGGAAAACAAACCTATTCGGTTTGAACCAGCCATAGTCGATGTGCCGCAATCCAACCGTATGGCAGTGGAACGGCAAACCCCGTTGTTCGCCGAGATGCCTGATTCGGCCTTACCTCCGCTGCATCTGCTCGACCCGCCACCGCAAGAGACCGAGACAATCTCGCAAGATACGCTGGAGTTCACCTCGCGTTTGATCGAACGCAAGCTGATGGACTTCGGAGTCGAGGTCAAAGTCATGGCTGCGTTGCCGGGGCCGGTCATCACTCGCTACGAGATCGAGCCCGCCGTGGGCGTAAAGGGAAGCCAGATCATGAATCTGGTCAAAGACTTGGCCCGTGCGCTATCAGTCATCAGCATCCGCGTAGTCGAGACCATCCCCGGCAAGGCTTACATGGCACTGGAACTACCCAACCCGCGCCGACAGGTGGTTAAGCTATCCGAGATACTCAGCTCCAAGGTCTATGCCGACATGGCATCGCATCTGACCATTGCCATGGGTAAGGATATTTCTGGCAACCCTATCGTTGCGGATCTGGGCAAGATGCCACATGCGCTGGTGGCAGGCACAACCGGCTCAGGCAAGTCGGTGGCAATCAACGCCATGATCCTCAGCCTGCTGTACAAAGCCACGCCACAGGAAGTTCGATTGATCCTGATCGACCCAAAAATGCTGGAACTGTCAGTCTATGAAGGCATTCCGCACCTACTGGCACCGGTCGTGACCGACATGCGCCAAGCCGCTTCTGCGCTCAACTGGGCCGTGCAGGAGATGGACAAGCGCTACAAGCTGATGTCAGCACTGGGCGTGCGCAACATCGGTGGCTATAACCAGAAAGTGCGTGAAGCCGCTAAGGCTGGGCAGCCACTGACCAATCCGTTCACGCTCACGCCGGACAATCCTGAAGCATTAGAAGAGATGCCGCTCATCGTCATCTTCATCGACGAGCTGGCCGACCTGATGATGGTGGTAGGCAAAAAGATCGAGGAGTTGATCGCCCGCTTGGCGCAGAAGGCACGCGCCTCGGGTATCCATCTGGTGCTAGCCACCCAGCGCCCTTCGGTGGATGTCATCACTGGCCTGATTAAAGCCAACGTGCCAACGCGCGTGGCCTTCCAAGTGTCCAGCAAGATCGACTCGCGCACCATTCTCGACCAAATGGGCGCAGAAGCGCTGCTCGGGCAGGGCGACATGCTGTATCTATCGCCCGGCACCGGTTACCCGACGCGGGTACATGGCGCCTTCGTCTCCGATCAGGAGGTTCATCGTATTGCTGAACACCTCAAGGCGCAGTCCGAACCGAACTACATCGATGGCATTCTGACGTCGATGGACGAGTCTAGCGAAGGTGGTGAAGTAAGCGAGGGTGGAAGCGATGCAGAAGCTGATCCGCTCTACGATCAAGCGGTTGAGATCGTGGTCAGTTCACGCCGCGCCTCGATTTCTCTGGTGCAGCGCCATCTGCGCATCGGCTACAACCGCGCCGCCCGCCTAGTGGAGCAGATGGAACGCGCAGGCGTGGTGACTCCGATGCAAAGCAACGGCAACCGCGAAGTGATCGCACCTACCCGTACGGAGTGA
- a CDS encoding response regulator transcription factor — protein sequence MKILIADDHALFRDGMRYVLQQLGDEVEIIEAANFPEALRRMEVSPKFDLVLMDLSMPGSEGAASVRQFHHRYPDAVIVVISGLDHREEIERVMESGAVGFISKSTPSKVMLNALRLVLEGGIYLPPQLLQVALPHDQPLSTPVGSRRQTNAHGLSTRQNEALTLLGRGLSNKEIAEIMGLAEGTVKIHIAAVYQVLHISSRFEAMRVAERMGLVPPKEQ from the coding sequence ATGAAAATACTGATCGCAGACGATCACGCGCTGTTTCGCGATGGAATGCGCTACGTATTGCAGCAACTCGGCGATGAAGTGGAGATCATCGAAGCCGCCAATTTTCCCGAAGCATTACGCCGCATGGAGGTCAGCCCTAAGTTCGATTTGGTATTGATGGATCTATCCATGCCGGGGAGCGAGGGTGCCGCATCCGTGCGGCAATTTCATCACCGTTACCCCGATGCGGTCATAGTTGTGATTTCTGGGTTGGATCATCGCGAGGAGATTGAACGGGTCATGGAAAGTGGAGCCGTAGGCTTCATCTCCAAAAGTACACCAAGCAAGGTTATGCTCAATGCTCTCAGGCTAGTATTGGAGGGAGGCATCTACCTGCCGCCACAGTTGTTGCAAGTGGCACTTCCGCATGATCAGCCTCTGAGCACACCGGTAGGATCGCGCAGACAGACAAATGCTCACGGCCTCAGCACTCGTCAGAACGAAGCGCTCACTTTGCTTGGACGAGGTCTGTCGAATAAGGAGATTGCAGAAATCATGGGCTTGGCAGAAGGTACGGTGAAGATTCACATTGCTGCCGTGTATCAGGTCCTCCACATTAGCAGTCGTTTTGAAGCCATGCGCGTAGCTGAGCGCATGGGATTAGTCCCACCTAAAGAGCAGTGA